A window of Salmo trutta chromosome 17, fSalTru1.1, whole genome shotgun sequence genomic DNA:
AATGAGGGCCGTCTTTCTCCAGCCGAACCGAGAGGGGTGCACAGGGAGGTAATTTAATCAATGAAAGGGGGGGGATTGTTCTCCATTCTGGCCACTCCTGAGTGTCTGCCAAGCCCTGCCTCGCCTTTAATTAACGTCATTaacctgggaggagagagagagtctgactGAGTCTGAAGACTGCTGGAGATGCCAGACAGAAGTTACTCTAGCCAGTTGTTTCTGTCTGTCAGGAAAATGAAGGCCAACTGATAAACTAGGCATCATTTCCAGAGATTGTTTAAAGGTTGTAAATGGCTATGTTGTTTCTCCGTGTTTATTCTGCATTTTTTAGGTGAGGTCATTCACATTTTTTCATTTGGAAAAATGTGGGTATTGCTTGAATCTTAATCTTTACTTTTCAACGTAGCCAAAAATCCCATTATTTAGTGTTATGAACAGTGGATAGCctagttagtgtatgtttcagaaGAGTACTGGTCGTTAAGGGTGTTCACAGGAAATTACAATTACATTTACCAAAATAAGGGAGCAAATAAACATGTCTACACATGTAAACCCGTGACCTCATCATCTGCCCGCAGTTCCTAGGAGCTTATCAGGGCAAGCCTGTGTGAGCTAGCCCTGAGTGTTCTCTATTACTGTATGGACAACTACTGATGTGGGCAATATAAAATAGATTCACCACTAAACAACCCCAACCACATGTATTTATACATTCAAGGCCTGGCTAAAAATGATATTTGATGGATTCATATAAGGCATCTCAAAGTGTATTACCTGCTTtggattttattaaacacatgtgGTTTCTTGTTTGCCTCCCTCCAAACCCAACTTGAGCTCTGTCTGTCCTCCGACATTTCTGTCTGTCCCCATCCTgactccttcccctctcctttcccccccAGATGCCCTCTCGCTGTAAGACTGTGCTGCATATCGTAACCACCACCCTCTTCGCCGCGGTGGTCCTGTTTGGGATCCTGCTGGCCTATGTGACTGGCTATCAGTTCATCCACACAGAGCAGCACCACCTGTCCTTCGGCCTGTACGGAGCCATCCTGTCCCTGCATCTTTTCCTCCAGAGCCTGTTTGCCTTCCTGGAGCACAGACACATGCGCAGCCCCGCCCGGCCCCAGCACCTGCGGCGCTCTGTGGCTCTGTGCATCGCAGCCTACCAGGAGGACCCAGACTACCTGAGGAAGTGCCTCTGCAGCGTGCGCCGCATCTCCTTCCCCAGCCTGaaggtggtgctggtggtggacGGGAACAGGCCGGAGGACCACTACATGATGGACATCTTCCAGGAGGTGATGGGTGGAGTGGACCAGGCTGGCAGCGTGGTGTGGAAGGGGAACTACCACAGTGacgggggtggaggggtgggcaGAGGGGGGACTGGAGCAGCGTCCCTGCATGCGCAGGAGGCTGCACGTGTGGCCAGGCTAGTGAGAGGCTGCCGCTACTCCTGTATCATGCAGGAgtggggagggaagagagaggtgatGTACACAGCCTTCAAAGCCCTGGGAGACTCTGTGGACTATATGCAGGTAAGTCTCTCTGTGTTTAAATTTTGCATCTCTCAACGGGTCCTCTGTCCTGCTTGATATAAATAGGTAACCTTATCTCCTTGTGACTGAGTCTCCACAGACTTTGGCACAAGGCATTGTATCGATGCTCTTCCATTACAGAGCAATATCTCAAAGCtgcgaacagacacacacacacgcgcacacacacacatacgcgcacacacacatacgcgcacaaacacacatacacgcacagagGTAATCCCATTACTCAAAGGCCAGTCACGAACAGCATTTTTCCCCCTCCCAAGTGGGTACTCTTTTATACCCTCTCAAGTGTTACTTATTATAGCAACTGATTGAAATGTCTGCATTGCTCCTGGGCTTGCATACTGTATACATAGAGCaataatacagtatattactgcATTTCCAGGGTCAAAGTTCAGTTGTTTAGCTGAATCTCTTCTGTATGCTTCTTGAACACCTGTGTGCTGTCAGAAGTCTCTAATTTCTTCCAGCTAACTTGAGTGGCACCTGATGAAACACAGGGGACCTGAAACACCTGCTGTGGCACTAAGCCTTCATTCTTGGGTCTTTCGCAATCATTTATAAACACTTAATCACTAATTTATTAATGTAGACTACATCAGTGTGTATTGCACACATATCATCCCTACAGCAATCATAGTAAGATCAATAGCTGATTGTGTGATGGGATAAGCAAATTAGATTAATCCACTGTCAAAGCCAATCCCATTACCACCAACTTGGCTCCATGTCAGTTATATTATAAGGATGGAAATAATGCACCTGTGTATGTGTGGCTTTGCAGGTGTGTGATTCAGACACAGTTCTGGATCCAGCGTGCACCATAGAGATGCTGAAGATTCTAGAAGAGGATGCAAAGGTGGGCGGAGTAGGTGGAGATGTTCAGGTGAGAGACTTCTTTCTCTAAGAAGACCCTTCACATTGTTGTTATTGTCATCCTTTCTAAATGTACTTACTAGTTCTACTGAATCACCAGTAACAGTTTCTCCTCACTTGTCTCGGTTTCCCTTCAGATCCTGAATAAGTATGACTCGTggatctccttcctgagcagtgtgCGTTACTGGATGGCCTTCAACGTGGAGCGGGCCTGCCAGTCCTACTTTGGCTGTGTGCAGTGTATCAGTGGTCCCCTGGGCATGTACCGCAACTCCCTGCTGCAGCAGTTCCTGGAGCCATGGTACCACCAGACCTTCCTGGGCAGCAAGTGCAGCTTCGGTGACGACCGCCACCTCACCAACCGCGTGCTGAGCTTTGGTTACAAGACCAAGTTTACGGCCCGCTCCAAGTGCCAGACTGAAACGCCAACGCGCTACCTCCGCTGGCTCAACCAGCAGACCCGCTGGAGCAAGTCCTACTTCAGAGAGTGGCTGTACAACGCCCTTTGGTTCCACAAGCACAGCCTTTGGATGACATATGAGTCTGTGGTGACGGGTTTCTTCCCCTTCTTCCTGGTTGCCACAGTGATCCACCTGTTCTACCGCGGGCGCCTGTGGaacatccttctcttcctgtTGACAGTGCAACTGGTTGGCATGGTGAAAGCCACTTACGCCTGCTTCCTGAGGGGCAGTCTGGTCATGATCTTCATGtctctctactccctcctctACATGTCCAGCCTGCTGCCAGCCAAGATCTTTGCCCTGCTCACTATCAATAAGGCTGGCTGGGGCACGTCAGGGCGGAGGAAGATTGTTGTGAACTTCATAGGGGCGGTGCCCGTCacggtgtggggggctgtgctgcTGGGTGGGGTTGCCTACA
This region includes:
- the LOC115151304 gene encoding hyaluronan synthase 3-like — encoded protein: MPSRCKTVLHIVTTTLFAAVVLFGILLAYVTGYQFIHTEQHHLSFGLYGAILSLHLFLQSLFAFLEHRHMRSPARPQHLRRSVALCIAAYQEDPDYLRKCLCSVRRISFPSLKVVLVVDGNRPEDHYMMDIFQEVMGGVDQAGSVVWKGNYHSDGGGGVGRGGTGAASLHAQEAARVARLVRGCRYSCIMQEWGGKREVMYTAFKALGDSVDYMQVCDSDTVLDPACTIEMLKILEEDAKVGGVGGDVQILNKYDSWISFLSSVRYWMAFNVERACQSYFGCVQCISGPLGMYRNSLLQQFLEPWYHQTFLGSKCSFGDDRHLTNRVLSFGYKTKFTARSKCQTETPTRYLRWLNQQTRWSKSYFREWLYNALWFHKHSLWMTYESVVTGFFPFFLVATVIHLFYRGRLWNILLFLLTVQLVGMVKATYACFLRGSLVMIFMSLYSLLYMSSLLPAKIFALLTINKAGWGTSGRRKIVVNFIGAVPVTVWGAVLLGGVAYTIYCETQEPFSETEKALLIAGVILYACYWLILLVLYLAIVAKRCNKREEQYHLPYAEA